A portion of the Cryptomeria japonica chromosome 5, Sugi_1.0, whole genome shotgun sequence genome contains these proteins:
- the LOC131033665 gene encoding acyl-CoA-binding domain-containing protein 4 isoform X2, whose product MGEEKSRVISISHTLTPTKSNSEEEEWRAAMLFIGKGPSATLQFLPEESRALLYAYKSQALDGPCPSGQDGSLAIDRALRVKQEAWGALGDMPKLQAKREFIGLLTQVLPEWKQWCKDHGDLVDKKEEDTDGVSKIVREFLKRISLRANL is encoded by the exons ATGGGTGAAGAGAAGAGCCGAGTTATATCCATATCTCACACCCTAACGCCCACGAAAAGTAACTCAGAAGAGGAAGAATGGAGGGCAGCCATGCTGTTCATAGGAAAAGGCCCCTCTGCAACCCTGCAATTCCTTCCAGAAGAATCCAGAGCATTATTATATGCCTACAAATCCCAGGCACTGGATGGGCCATGCCCAAGTGGTCAAGATGGGTCACTTGCCATTGATAGGGCACTGAGAGTGAAGCAGGAGGCATGGGGGGCTCTTGGGGATATGCCCAAATTACAGGCGAAGAGAGAATTTATTGGGTTACTCACACAG GTGTTGCCTGAGTGGAAGCAGTGGTGTAAGGATCATGGTGATTTGGTTGACAAGAAGGAGGAAGATACTGATGGGGTTTCTAAAATTGTGAGGGAGTTTTTGAAAAGGATTAGCTTGAGAGCAAATCT